Proteins from a genomic interval of Pseudodesulfovibrio nedwellii:
- the infC gene encoding translation initiation factor IF-3 gives MAFRGNYRRDQRKDEVRRNDRIRIPKVRVVDDDGEQLGVLATRDALERAREKGLDLVEVAPNADPPVCKIMDYGKFKYQQQKKLQEAKKKQTVIKIKEVKFRPKTDEHDYQTKLKKIVKFLDAGDRCKVTIFFRGREIVHKDRGLMMLDRVVEDTLDIAKVESKPMSEGRTMTMMLAPVKK, from the coding sequence ATAGCTTTTCGGGGTAACTACCGCCGCGACCAGCGGAAAGACGAGGTCCGGCGCAACGACAGAATTCGCATCCCTAAGGTGCGAGTCGTGGATGATGACGGCGAGCAGTTGGGCGTACTGGCAACCCGCGACGCTTTAGAACGCGCTCGCGAAAAAGGGCTTGATCTTGTGGAGGTCGCGCCGAACGCCGATCCGCCTGTCTGTAAGATCATGGATTATGGTAAGTTTAAGTACCAGCAGCAGAAGAAGCTGCAGGAAGCTAAGAAAAAACAGACCGTAATTAAGATCAAGGAAGTCAAGTTCCGGCCCAAAACCGATGAGCACGATTACCAGACCAAGCTCAAGAAAATTGTTAAATTCCTCGACGCAGGAGATCGCTGTAAAGTGACCATCTTCTTCCGAGGACGCGAAATCGTCCATAAGGACCGCGGGCTGATGATGCTCGACAGGGTCGTGGAGGATACGTTGGATATCGCTAAAGTCGAGAGCAAGCCAATGTCAGAAGGACGGACCATGACAATGATGCTTGCTCCCGTGAAAAAATAG
- the thrS gene encoding threonine--tRNA ligase: protein MQIEVAGNPVELADGASCADALQEGLSKKQFKKVVAAKCEDTILDMSTAVPTPCTTIEPVFADSEEGLGVIRHSAAHLMAEAVKKLFPTAKVTIGPAIKDGFYYDFDYERPFTPEDLEAIEKEMLSSVGANKEFVRSTMTKEEAKTFFSDMGEEYKPEIMDDLGVDEFSIYTHGDFADLCRGPHVARTGMIKAFKLLSVAGAYWRGDEKNKQLQRIYGTAWQDPKALKKHLFRLEEAKKRDHRKLGKQLDLFSFNDEVGPGMPLWHPKGMLLRAILEDFERKEHLKRGYDLVQGPLILKREMWEKSGHYENYRENMYFTEIDEQAYGIKPMNCLAHMIIYKRKIMSYRELPQRYFELGVVHRHEKSGVLHGLMRVRTFTQDDAHLICRPDQISEEIIDLIKFYQDIYSLFDYEFDVELSTRPEKSIGSDEDWNIATEALREALNESGLEYAINEGDGAFYGPKIDFHLRDSIGRSWQCGTIQVDFTLPDRFDIVYVGEDGERHRPVMIHRAMLGSIERFIGVLTEHCAGAYPVWLAPVQARLLNVTDAQLDFVNKAKALFASKGIRIEADTRNEKLGYKIREAQVEKIPYMLVIGDKEVEAGCVNIRSRDGEDPGLVSLEEAVQLILDAAKSPFEAGGMSYSFSG from the coding sequence GTGCAGATCGAAGTCGCTGGCAATCCAGTTGAATTGGCCGACGGTGCATCCTGTGCCGATGCCCTGCAAGAGGGCCTGTCAAAGAAACAGTTCAAGAAGGTTGTCGCCGCCAAGTGCGAAGACACCATTTTGGACATGTCCACTGCCGTGCCGACTCCTTGTACTACCATTGAGCCCGTCTTCGCTGACAGCGAAGAGGGGCTGGGCGTTATCCGCCACTCCGCGGCCCATCTCATGGCCGAAGCTGTCAAAAAACTGTTCCCCACCGCCAAGGTGACTATTGGTCCGGCCATTAAGGACGGATTCTACTATGATTTTGATTATGAGCGCCCATTTACCCCTGAAGATCTGGAAGCCATCGAGAAAGAGATGCTCAGTTCCGTGGGTGCCAACAAGGAATTTGTTCGTTCAACCATGACCAAAGAAGAGGCGAAGACGTTCTTTTCCGACATGGGTGAAGAGTACAAGCCTGAAATTATGGATGACCTTGGTGTAGACGAATTTTCTATTTACACGCATGGCGATTTCGCGGATTTGTGCCGCGGCCCGCATGTTGCGCGTACCGGCATGATCAAAGCCTTCAAGCTTTTGTCCGTGGCTGGAGCGTACTGGCGTGGCGACGAAAAGAACAAACAGCTTCAGCGTATCTACGGTACTGCATGGCAGGACCCCAAAGCGCTCAAGAAGCATCTGTTCCGTCTTGAAGAAGCTAAGAAGCGTGATCATCGTAAGCTCGGCAAGCAGCTTGATCTTTTCTCTTTCAATGATGAAGTCGGCCCCGGTATGCCTTTGTGGCATCCCAAAGGTATGTTGCTTCGTGCCATCTTGGAGGACTTCGAGCGCAAGGAGCACCTGAAGCGTGGATATGACCTCGTTCAGGGGCCGCTCATTCTCAAACGCGAAATGTGGGAAAAGTCCGGTCACTACGAAAATTATCGTGAGAATATGTATTTCACGGAAATTGACGAGCAGGCTTACGGCATTAAGCCCATGAATTGCTTGGCTCACATGATCATCTACAAGCGTAAGATCATGAGCTATCGAGAGCTCCCTCAGCGGTATTTTGAACTGGGTGTAGTGCACCGTCATGAGAAATCCGGTGTGTTGCATGGTTTGATGCGTGTGCGTACCTTTACTCAGGATGATGCACATCTTATTTGTCGTCCGGATCAGATTTCTGAGGAAATCATTGATCTCATCAAATTTTATCAGGACATTTATTCTCTGTTCGACTACGAGTTCGATGTGGAGCTGTCCACTCGTCCAGAGAAGTCTATCGGTTCGGATGAAGATTGGAATATCGCTACTGAAGCCTTGCGCGAGGCTTTGAACGAATCCGGTTTGGAATATGCCATCAATGAGGGTGACGGTGCCTTTTACGGTCCCAAGATTGACTTTCATTTGCGTGATTCCATCGGACGTTCATGGCAGTGTGGTACTATTCAGGTCGATTTCACCTTGCCAGATCGCTTTGACATAGTATATGTCGGCGAGGATGGTGAGCGGCATCGACCTGTCATGATCCATCGTGCTATGCTCGGTTCTATCGAACGCTTCATTGGCGTCTTGACGGAACACTGTGCAGGTGCTTATCCTGTTTGGCTGGCTCCGGTCCAGGCGCGTCTTTTGAACGTGACGGATGCACAGCTTGATTTTGTGAATAAAGCCAAAGCCTTGTTTGCAAGTAAGGGAATTCGTATCGAAGCGGATACCCGCAACGAGAAACTTGGTTATAAGATTCGGGAAGCTCAAGTTGAGAAGATCCCGTATATGTTGGTAATCGGTGATAAAGAGGTTGAGGCCGGGTGCGTCAATATTCGTTCACGAGACGGAGAAGACCCCGGATTGGTTTCATTGGAGGAGGCAGTGCAGTTGATACTTGATGCTGCAAAGTCGCCTTTCGAAGCAGGAGGAATGAGCTATAGCTTTTCGGGGTAA
- a CDS encoding AsmA family protein: MNKVAKYSIFFIGTCAALFVVALLVFSSVVDPNDYKDRISRIVLEETGRTLVFDGDLDLLLFPNVGIEMGAVSLSNNADFGPDPMIRASSVSVSVRVLPLLLGKVKFGKLILEDLVLNMGRAVDGTTNWEDIVGRQEKTDADAQVDEPFSLEVAGVSVSNGSLLWDDRKTETKFILRGIDLTTGKIAEGSLFPVDVSLNFECSRPDARGVLKIRGKSSIDLVNREYGHMDMQVSVDAQGQSVPGGSVKAVASFNFMALDFNKEHAQITGLNMSAYGTTVHVDGTVEGITQGLKAAAGVLTVDQFDVQKTMVAMGEKPLNVADSTALTSVGGMVDFSFVHGKIDMKTLKIDVDGARIVGNARVERGHALPSCFARLDVGKLDLDRYLPLEHEAQTAAAKEAVASGDSDDVVLSAKVLRELNVDIEAKVAELKLAQAHFQSVTAQLTAQDGLVKFSPVMASAYGGSVKLDAIASAVEKTPKADVAVQVKSLDIGALSRDIDKDSKYAGIADFDATLMSRGERIQTMRRTLNGKLSFHLADGVFPGVNVVKMARETHSRESKGGKVEGDKTEYTRFGSIKGTGVIKDGILKNEDLEVMAPGLRAHGHGAVSLINNKIDYMVKAKLVPQAGGQGGETSDDLFGVLVPIHVTGTLDNPQYWVSVTEYVKALGGAVVGVVGSVFGGVTNAIKGVGSALDESCCEDTPASTKTPQKKKFLGIF; the protein is encoded by the coding sequence ATGAACAAAGTGGCGAAATACAGTATCTTTTTCATTGGAACCTGCGCAGCTTTATTTGTTGTCGCACTCTTGGTCTTTTCTTCCGTTGTCGACCCCAATGACTATAAGGACCGCATCTCGCGGATCGTACTAGAGGAAACAGGGCGGACACTGGTTTTTGACGGTGATCTTGATCTACTGTTGTTTCCGAATGTCGGCATCGAAATGGGCGCCGTCAGTCTGAGCAACAATGCTGATTTTGGACCTGATCCTATGATTCGGGCTTCTTCGGTCAGCGTTTCCGTGCGAGTTCTGCCTTTGCTCTTGGGCAAGGTTAAATTTGGTAAACTCATATTGGAAGATTTAGTCCTGAATATGGGACGGGCAGTCGATGGGACGACAAATTGGGAAGATATTGTCGGGCGTCAGGAAAAAACCGATGCGGATGCGCAGGTCGATGAACCGTTTTCTCTTGAGGTGGCGGGGGTGTCGGTCAGCAATGGCAGTCTTTTGTGGGATGATCGGAAAACCGAGACCAAATTTATATTACGGGGTATTGATCTGACGACCGGGAAGATCGCGGAAGGTTCATTATTTCCCGTTGATGTGTCCTTGAATTTTGAATGTTCTCGGCCTGATGCGAGAGGTGTTTTAAAAATTAGAGGCAAGTCTTCTATCGATTTAGTCAATCGTGAATATGGGCATATGGATATGCAGGTGAGTGTTGATGCTCAGGGGCAATCTGTCCCTGGTGGCAGTGTCAAAGCTGTTGCCTCCTTTAATTTTATGGCTCTTGATTTTAATAAGGAGCATGCCCAAATCACGGGGCTGAATATGTCTGCCTATGGGACAACGGTTCATGTTGATGGGACTGTTGAAGGGATAACTCAAGGTTTGAAAGCGGCCGCAGGTGTGCTCACGGTCGATCAGTTCGATGTTCAGAAAACCATGGTTGCCATGGGCGAAAAACCATTGAATGTGGCCGATTCGACAGCTTTGACCAGTGTTGGTGGTATGGTCGATTTTTCTTTTGTTCACGGCAAAATTGATATGAAAACTTTGAAAATAGACGTTGATGGCGCCCGAATTGTGGGCAATGCGCGTGTGGAACGTGGCCATGCTTTGCCTTCATGTTTTGCTCGCTTGGACGTGGGTAAACTTGATTTGGACAGATATTTGCCACTCGAACACGAAGCACAAACAGCAGCGGCAAAAGAAGCTGTTGCATCCGGTGATTCAGATGATGTCGTACTGTCGGCGAAAGTTCTTCGTGAGTTGAATGTGGATATTGAGGCCAAAGTCGCAGAGTTAAAGTTGGCCCAAGCGCACTTTCAATCTGTGACGGCACAGCTTACAGCGCAGGATGGTCTGGTTAAATTTTCACCGGTCATGGCGAGTGCATACGGTGGGTCAGTGAAATTGGATGCCATTGCTTCGGCTGTTGAGAAAACGCCCAAAGCAGATGTGGCGGTGCAGGTCAAATCCTTGGATATAGGTGCGTTAAGTCGTGATATTGACAAGGATTCCAAGTATGCCGGTATAGCTGATTTTGATGCTACACTCATGAGTCGGGGAGAACGAATACAAACCATGCGGCGTACCCTGAATGGTAAACTTTCCTTTCATTTGGCTGATGGTGTTTTTCCTGGCGTGAATGTTGTGAAAATGGCGCGAGAGACTCATAGCCGTGAATCCAAGGGCGGCAAGGTGGAAGGCGATAAAACTGAATATACGCGGTTTGGTTCCATTAAAGGGACCGGTGTCATTAAAGACGGTATCTTGAAAAATGAGGACTTAGAAGTCATGGCGCCGGGATTACGTGCTCATGGGCATGGTGCGGTCTCATTGATTAACAATAAAATCGACTACATGGTTAAAGCAAAATTAGTACCTCAGGCTGGAGGGCAGGGCGGGGAAACGTCAGATGATCTTTTTGGGGTTTTGGTGCCGATCCATGTCACAGGAACACTGGACAATCCTCAATATTGGGTGTCGGTGACAGAATATGTCAAAGCCTTGGGTGGTGCTGTTGTCGGTGTCGTCGGGAGTGTGTTTGGCGGTGTTACCAATGCGATCAAGGGCGTTGGGTCCGCTTTGGATGAGAGTTGTTGCGAGGACACACCCGCCTCTACAAAGACTCCACAAAAGAAGAAATTCTTGGGAATTTTCTAA
- the rplT gene encoding 50S ribosomal protein L20, protein MRVKRGVAAKRRHKKYLKMAKGYRGAGSRLYRTARERVEKALCNAYRDRKRKKREFRKLWIIRINAAARLNGLSYSRLMNGLKLAGIELNRKVLADMAVRDPEVFAKIAEAAKAKVS, encoded by the coding sequence ATGAGAGTAAAGCGTGGAGTGGCCGCCAAGAGGCGTCATAAAAAGTATTTGAAGATGGCCAAAGGCTATCGTGGCGCAGGCAGTCGCCTGTACCGCACAGCTCGCGAGCGTGTAGAGAAAGCTCTGTGTAACGCATACCGCGACCGTAAACGCAAGAAACGCGAGTTCCGCAAATTGTGGATCATTCGCATCAATGCCGCCGCCCGTCTCAACGGACTGTCCTACAGCCGTTTGATGAACGGTCTCAAGCTGGCTGGCATCGAGCTGAACCGTAAGGTTCTGGCAGATATGGCAGTGCGCGATCCTGAAGTGTTCGCCAAAATCGCAGAGGCAGCAAAAGCCAAAGTGAGCTAA
- the pheT gene encoding phenylalanine--tRNA ligase subunit beta produces the protein MLVSLNWLREFVPYEGDIQVLGDKLTMLGLELEGIDDPFENIKDIVVGHVVECEKHPEAEKLSVCTVDVGGPEILTIVCGAPNVGKGQKVPVATVGTVMPEGMKIKKAKLRGIKSFGMICSERELGFSDDHDGIWVLDDTFSVGEKLVDVMNLERVVFDFDITPNRADCLSILGFARETALAFDLPLTMPELNLVEAGGNAADDLKILIDDPALCPAYHGRIIRGVETRKSPDWMRFKLLALGQRPISNIVDVTNYIMFELGQPLHAFDLDLIEDATIRVAPATDGMKFTTLDDVERTLTSKDLLIWDGKKPVALAGVMGGANSEMHAESTSVLLEAAVFRPGTVRKTARRLSLPSDASYRFERGVDQQLTRFCQDRAAQLMAEASGGSVVSGVVSNEPTPWQDRTHGYRHARCMSLLGLDLEQDFAKKVFEGEGCAVDDSNADNWTVSSPSHRLDLEREVDLYEEVGRVFGLDQIPAVLPRVSKSLDTVSSGTEYAFIKNIKLWGAGIGLNEAVNYSFVGSDDLDRLNLPEEGRVFIANPLSEDQNVMRTDLAPGLLNTLKNNLAQGNNHVRIFEVAKKFLADAESETETSEHIRLGVLLYGPRHANEWPWGVESADYLDVKGHIEHLIVNHLKLEAPEFSLVEDHAYLEPCVQVIVNEMPIGLIGRVKEDIADYYHARKEAWLGDLDLDALRSMTEEHAIEFAPLPVFPPSRRDVTVIGSITLGADVIRKVIEEAGVSIMESVELVAEYVPEGQEEERNLSFRLTYRSPTKTLKDKQVDKEHKKVLAALEKNLPIHF, from the coding sequence ATGTTAGTCAGTCTTAATTGGTTGCGTGAGTTCGTTCCCTACGAGGGCGATATTCAGGTTCTGGGTGACAAGCTCACCATGTTGGGCCTTGAGCTGGAAGGGATCGACGATCCTTTTGAGAATATCAAGGACATTGTGGTCGGCCACGTTGTGGAGTGCGAAAAGCACCCTGAGGCCGAAAAGCTTTCGGTCTGTACCGTGGATGTCGGTGGTCCCGAAATTTTGACCATCGTTTGCGGTGCGCCCAATGTTGGCAAGGGGCAGAAAGTTCCGGTAGCCACTGTTGGTACCGTCATGCCCGAGGGTATGAAGATCAAGAAAGCCAAGCTGCGCGGTATCAAGTCGTTCGGTATGATCTGTTCCGAGCGCGAACTCGGTTTTTCCGACGACCATGATGGCATCTGGGTTCTGGATGACACCTTCTCGGTTGGTGAAAAACTTGTGGACGTCATGAATCTGGAGCGTGTGGTTTTTGATTTTGATATCACACCCAACCGCGCAGATTGCCTCTCCATTCTGGGTTTTGCTCGTGAGACTGCATTGGCATTTGATCTGCCTTTGACTATGCCGGAGTTGAATCTGGTGGAGGCTGGTGGCAACGCTGCCGACGATTTGAAAATTTTGATCGATGATCCGGCACTGTGCCCAGCATATCACGGTCGTATTATTCGCGGCGTTGAAACACGTAAGTCTCCTGACTGGATGCGTTTCAAATTGCTTGCACTGGGACAGCGTCCAATATCCAATATTGTTGATGTGACCAATTATATTATGTTTGAGCTGGGACAGCCGCTTCATGCCTTTGATCTTGATTTGATTGAAGACGCTACCATTCGTGTAGCTCCGGCAACTGACGGCATGAAATTTACTACTTTGGATGATGTCGAGCGCACCTTGACTTCCAAGGATCTCCTTATATGGGATGGTAAGAAGCCCGTTGCTCTTGCAGGTGTTATGGGTGGTGCCAATTCCGAGATGCACGCCGAATCCACCAGTGTTTTGTTGGAAGCTGCCGTTTTCCGTCCGGGTACTGTTCGCAAGACCGCCCGTCGTTTATCATTGCCGTCTGATGCATCTTATCGCTTTGAGCGCGGCGTGGATCAACAGTTGACCCGTTTCTGTCAGGACCGTGCAGCTCAGCTCATGGCTGAAGCTTCCGGCGGTTCCGTTGTCTCCGGTGTGGTTTCCAATGAGCCGACTCCATGGCAGGACCGTACACATGGCTATCGTCATGCGCGGTGCATGTCCCTGCTCGGTCTTGATTTGGAACAAGATTTCGCCAAAAAAGTTTTTGAGGGCGAAGGGTGTGCCGTTGATGATTCCAATGCTGATAATTGGACTGTTTCTTCTCCGTCCCATCGCCTCGACCTTGAGCGCGAAGTGGATTTGTACGAGGAAGTGGGCCGCGTTTTTGGCCTGGATCAGATTCCGGCAGTTCTGCCGCGGGTTTCCAAGTCTTTGGATACTGTTTCAAGCGGTACTGAATATGCTTTTATCAAGAATATCAAGTTGTGGGGTGCCGGTATTGGTCTAAATGAAGCTGTGAATTACAGCTTTGTTGGCTCCGATGATCTGGATCGCCTTAACCTTCCAGAAGAAGGGCGGGTATTTATTGCCAATCCTTTGAGTGAAGACCAGAATGTCATGCGTACTGATCTCGCGCCTGGCCTGCTGAACACACTTAAAAATAATCTGGCGCAGGGTAACAACCACGTTCGTATTTTTGAAGTGGCCAAGAAATTTCTGGCCGATGCCGAATCTGAAACCGAGACTTCCGAACATATTCGTTTAGGAGTTTTGCTCTACGGTCCGCGTCATGCCAATGAATGGCCGTGGGGTGTAGAGAGTGCAGACTATCTTGATGTCAAAGGGCATATTGAACATCTCATTGTGAATCATCTCAAGCTGGAAGCTCCTGAATTTAGTTTGGTCGAAGACCATGCCTATTTGGAGCCGTGCGTGCAGGTGATAGTTAACGAGATGCCGATTGGTCTCATTGGTCGCGTCAAAGAAGACATCGCGGATTATTATCATGCCCGGAAAGAGGCATGGCTGGGCGATCTTGATCTTGATGCCCTGCGGTCCATGACTGAGGAGCACGCAATCGAGTTCGCACCGCTGCCTGTGTTTCCGCCCAGTCGTCGTGATGTGACCGTTATCGGGTCTATCACCCTTGGGGCCGATGTAATTCGTAAGGTTATTGAGGAAGCGGGCGTCAGTATCATGGAGTCCGTGGAACTGGTGGCTGAATACGTGCCTGAAGGTCAGGAAGAGGAACGCAATTTGTCTTTCCGTTTGACGTATCGTTCGCCGACCAAAACTTTGAAGGACAAGCAAGTTGATAAGGAACATAAGAAAGTGCTGGCTGCTCTCGAAAAGAATCTGCCGATACACTTCTAG
- a CDS encoding MerR family transcriptional regulator, which translates to MEDLQDFKRYRIGEAARELGVKTYVLRFWESEFDEITPIRTESGQRLYTEDNLVVIREIKRLLYDEGLTIDGAKRKLHSSEHSDILLEVRDELLAIKQLLNT; encoded by the coding sequence ATGGAAGATTTGCAGGATTTCAAACGATACAGAATCGGCGAAGCGGCACGTGAACTTGGCGTGAAAACGTATGTGCTGCGGTTCTGGGAAAGTGAGTTTGATGAAATTACCCCCATCAGAACCGAGAGTGGCCAGCGGCTCTATACTGAGGACAATTTGGTGGTTATTCGTGAAATCAAACGATTGCTCTATGATGAAGGGTTGACCATTGATGGCGCGAAACGAAAGCTGCACAGCAGTGAGCACAGTGATATTTTGTTGGAAGTTCGTGATGAACTCCTTGCAATCAAACAACTCCTGAACACATAA
- a CDS encoding DVU0298 family protein codes for MSKFRSTKKIVREILIDDNWQERLVELDEFPPGDLMPPLLNLRLDREEAVRWHTVPAFGRAVYRLAEVSMEKTRTLMRTLMWHMNEESGNLGWSIPHFMAEAMVQNEKIAKEFHKILVSYIFCDAECDGNFLDHPELRRDVYWGLARLASVRPELVAHGERFLIVGLDDSDTYNRAYAAWVLGLIKAEGVKVKLEAMKSDEAELRTFKDGVIKYLTVGDMASEALAAIG; via the coding sequence ATGTCAAAGTTTCGCAGCACGAAGAAGATAGTTCGTGAAATACTCATAGATGATAATTGGCAGGAACGACTGGTCGAGTTGGATGAGTTTCCTCCTGGAGACCTGATGCCGCCGTTGTTGAATCTGAGGCTTGATCGAGAAGAGGCCGTCCGTTGGCATACGGTCCCGGCATTTGGTCGAGCTGTGTATCGTTTAGCTGAAGTGTCCATGGAAAAGACTCGTACCCTTATGCGTACGCTTATGTGGCACATGAATGAAGAATCCGGCAATCTTGGATGGAGTATCCCGCATTTCATGGCTGAGGCCATGGTCCAAAATGAAAAGATCGCCAAGGAGTTTCATAAGATTTTGGTGTCCTACATATTCTGCGATGCCGAATGTGATGGCAATTTTCTGGATCATCCTGAACTGAGACGTGATGTATATTGGGGTTTAGCCCGACTGGCCAGTGTGCGGCCTGAGCTGGTTGCCCATGGTGAACGCTTTTTGATTGTGGGGCTTGATGATTCTGATACATACAACCGTGCATATGCTGCATGGGTGCTTGGTCTCATCAAGGCTGAAGGGGTAAAGGTCAAGCTTGAAGCGATGAAGAGTGATGAAGCCGAGCTTCGGACGTTCAAGGACGGTGTTATTAAGTATTTGACCGTTGGAGATATGGCGAGTGAAGCACTGGCAGCCATTGGTTAG
- the rpmI gene encoding 50S ribosomal protein L35: MPKIKTRRAAAKRFSKTATGKFKRRRKNLRHILTKKNAKRKRRLGQSTTVDSANMKAVRRQLPNG; the protein is encoded by the coding sequence ATGCCTAAGATTAAAACTCGCCGCGCAGCAGCGAAGCGGTTTTCCAAAACCGCTACTGGCAAGTTCAAGCGTCGCCGCAAAAACCTCAGGCACATTCTGACCAAGAAGAATGCCAAGAGAAAGCGTCGCCTGGGCCAGTCCACTACAGTGGACTCCGCCAACATGAAAGCTGTTCGTCGTCAGTTGCCCAACGGCTAG
- the pheS gene encoding phenylalanine--tRNA ligase subunit alpha, with protein MSNELKSFLEGLDSLAQDCESRKGQACSLKELEELRVEFLGRKGKLAGMMGQLGKLDNSEKPEAGQKANTVKQAITALLDSWEAELHKAEASEALSKFDPSMPGRKPWAGSLHPVTLVMDEVCNVLTGLGFEHAAGPEVENDWHNFEALNMPPEHPARDMQDTLYVSDKIVLRTHTSGMQIRSMLKQEPPVAVICPGKVYRRDSDLTHTPMFHQIEGLLVDKNVSMADLRGTLTVFVRQIFGSQTDVRFRPSFFPFTEPSAEVDISCVMCGGKGEKDGSTCRVCKGTGWVEILGCGMVDPNVFKSVGYDPEVFTGFAFGMGIERIAMLKYGIGDLRMFFENDVRFLEQFA; from the coding sequence GTGAGTAATGAATTGAAGTCCTTCCTGGAAGGACTCGACAGCCTGGCCCAGGATTGCGAATCTCGCAAGGGCCAGGCTTGTTCGTTAAAGGAACTGGAAGAACTCCGTGTCGAGTTCCTGGGGCGCAAAGGCAAGCTCGCCGGAATGATGGGCCAGCTTGGGAAGCTCGACAATTCGGAAAAGCCCGAAGCTGGACAGAAGGCCAACACAGTCAAGCAAGCCATCACAGCGTTGCTTGATTCCTGGGAAGCCGAATTGCATAAGGCTGAGGCCTCCGAAGCGTTGTCCAAATTTGACCCCTCCATGCCGGGCCGTAAGCCTTGGGCAGGTTCTCTGCATCCTGTGACACTTGTCATGGATGAAGTGTGTAACGTGCTGACCGGTCTTGGTTTCGAGCATGCAGCCGGGCCTGAAGTCGAAAATGATTGGCACAACTTTGAAGCGCTTAACATGCCGCCTGAGCATCCAGCTCGTGACATGCAGGATACGCTTTATGTGTCGGATAAAATCGTGCTGCGTACGCATACTTCCGGTATGCAAATTCGTTCCATGCTCAAGCAAGAGCCGCCGGTGGCCGTCATTTGTCCAGGTAAGGTCTATCGCCGTGATTCTGATTTGACCCACACTCCGATGTTTCATCAGATTGAAGGGTTGTTGGTTGATAAGAACGTATCCATGGCTGACCTGCGTGGCACTTTGACCGTCTTTGTGCGCCAGATCTTTGGCTCTCAGACTGATGTTCGCTTCCGCCCGAGCTTTTTCCCCTTTACAGAACCGTCTGCAGAGGTTGATATCTCCTGCGTTATGTGCGGTGGCAAAGGTGAAAAAGATGGCTCGACTTGTCGTGTCTGCAAGGGCACCGGCTGGGTTGAGATTTTGGGTTGCGGCATGGTTGATCCCAATGTTTTCAAATCCGTGGGTTACGACCCGGAAGTCTTTACCGGCTTTGCATTCGGAATGGGCATCGAGCGTATCGCCATGCTGAAATACGGCATCGGTGATCTGCGTATGTTCTTTGAAAACGACGTCCGGTTCCTGGAACAATTCGCTTAG
- a CDS encoding tetratricopeptide repeat protein → MEKFENLDEYIADLKAKLVANPSCGNTHYNLGVAYLSRRDFMEAEREFLDAIAHSPRMAEGYVQLGGIALQRDDMESCLNYNIQATQQRPFFAVPWGNIGFILLQQGDFDKAHKALKKALKLDPEFAQAQATMSSLFIAMSDYEEADKLLKKILEKQANFGPAWNNKAIVDAHFGNWEDAAKCIVKAEESGFEVPEDFKKEVEENNK, encoded by the coding sequence ATGGAAAAATTCGAAAATCTTGACGAGTACATTGCGGATCTCAAAGCTAAGTTGGTCGCTAACCCCTCCTGCGGTAACACCCATTATAATTTGGGCGTGGCTTATTTGTCCCGCCGGGATTTCATGGAGGCCGAACGTGAGTTTCTCGATGCCATCGCTCATTCTCCGCGTATGGCCGAAGGGTATGTGCAGCTCGGCGGTATAGCTTTGCAGCGTGACGATATGGAGTCTTGTCTGAATTATAATATTCAGGCCACTCAGCAGCGTCCGTTTTTTGCAGTGCCCTGGGGCAACATCGGCTTTATCCTTTTGCAGCAGGGAGACTTTGACAAGGCTCATAAGGCCCTGAAAAAGGCTCTTAAACTTGATCCTGAGTTCGCTCAGGCTCAGGCTACCATGTCCTCTCTGTTTATCGCCATGAGCGACTATGAAGAGGCTGACAAGCTGCTCAAGAAAATTTTGGAAAAGCAAGCCAACTTTGGTCCGGCTTGGAATAACAAGGCTATTGTGGACGCTCACTTTGGCAACTGGGAAGATGCCGCAAAGTGTATCGTCAAGGCTGAAGAATCCGGCTTTGAAGTGCCCGAAGACTTCAAGAAAGAAGTGGAAGAAAATAATAAATAG